Proteins found in one Terribacillus sp. DMT04 genomic segment:
- a CDS encoding TVP38/TMEM64 family protein: protein MKGSKVIKGLGLGLLVLFLIWFVREHIELSPEEIQKWIISFGFVSPLIYIGIYTVKPIIFFPSSALSIAGGLAFGFIKGTIFILIGAAGAAVVAYFLASIFSERFGDKDFGERAEKIKQKLHDAGFFYVLVMRILPVFNYDLVSYVSGLTRVKFKHYMVASIAGVLPGTMTYALVGASIVSFNSMYLAIIILVILICVLIGFWKRDKIKEILT, encoded by the coding sequence ATGAAAGGAAGCAAAGTTATCAAGGGCTTGGGTTTAGGGCTGCTTGTACTTTTTCTGATTTGGTTTGTCCGGGAACATATAGAACTTTCACCTGAGGAGATCCAAAAGTGGATTATATCATTTGGATTTGTCTCCCCATTAATTTATATTGGAATCTACACAGTGAAACCTATCATTTTTTTCCCTTCATCAGCACTTTCAATTGCTGGGGGACTGGCTTTTGGCTTTATAAAAGGAACCATCTTTATTCTGATAGGCGCAGCTGGTGCTGCCGTTGTCGCATACTTCTTGGCTAGCATATTCTCTGAACGGTTTGGGGATAAAGATTTTGGTGAACGGGCAGAGAAAATCAAACAAAAATTGCATGATGCAGGCTTTTTTTATGTTCTCGTCATGCGGATTCTGCCGGTTTTCAACTATGATTTGGTTAGTTATGTTTCCGGTCTGACACGTGTTAAATTTAAGCATTATATGGTGGCAAGCATCGCAGGTGTGCTGCCAGGAACGATGACATACGCCCTTGTTGGTGCAAGTATTGTATCCTTCAATTCTATGTATCTCGCTATTATTATATTAGTTATATTGATTTGTGTTCTGATTGGATTTTGGAAAAGAGATAAGATAAAGGAAATACTAACTTAA
- the dat gene encoding D-amino-acid transaminase, protein MNLYNYVWTQDGITAKDSLVYPFEERGLQFGDGIYEVIRIYQGNYDLLDAHIERLYRSAEAIRLQVPFNKEELITSLQNLAEKNAVHTDAKLYLQITRGSAPREHTFPDVPSNLYAYIEESPRPAAQLQQGVRTILTEDIRWDLCYIKSLNLLPNVLAKQTAKENGAVEAIFHKDGQVTEGSSSNVFIVKDNMLFTHPAAPNILHGCVRDRVLTLAAESALEVHETTFSTQQLLDADEVFITSTTSEIMPVIEVDGNRIRNGRPGMITRQLQLAYEQVSDIQQTAFI, encoded by the coding sequence ATGAACTTGTATAATTATGTATGGACGCAAGATGGCATAACTGCAAAAGATTCTCTCGTCTATCCGTTCGAGGAAAGAGGATTACAGTTTGGGGACGGCATCTATGAGGTTATTCGTATCTATCAAGGAAACTATGACTTACTCGATGCCCATATTGAACGGCTTTATCGTTCAGCAGAAGCAATACGTTTGCAAGTACCTTTCAATAAGGAAGAACTCATCACCTCTCTGCAAAATCTAGCAGAAAAAAATGCTGTGCACACCGATGCAAAACTCTATTTACAAATCACCCGCGGCTCTGCACCGCGTGAGCATACTTTTCCAGATGTGCCGAGCAATCTATACGCCTATATCGAGGAAAGCCCACGTCCGGCTGCACAGCTTCAACAAGGTGTGCGAACGATTTTAACAGAGGATATTCGCTGGGATTTATGTTACATCAAAAGCCTAAACTTACTGCCTAACGTACTAGCAAAGCAAACAGCCAAGGAAAATGGTGCAGTTGAAGCTATCTTTCATAAAGACGGTCAAGTGACAGAAGGCTCTTCGTCCAACGTATTTATTGTGAAAGATAATATGCTTTTCACGCATCCAGCAGCACCAAACATTTTGCACGGCTGTGTCCGAGACCGCGTGTTAACTCTCGCAGCAGAATCAGCGCTGGAAGTACACGAGACAACCTTCTCAACACAGCAGCTCTTAGATGCAGATGAAGTGTTTATCACGAGTACAACAAGCGAAATTATGCCTGTTATAGAAGTGGACGGTAATCGTATTCGTAACGGTAGGCCAGGTATGATTACACGCCAGTTACAACTGGCTTATGAACAAGTTAGTGATATACAACAAACAGCATTTATATAA
- the queG gene encoding tRNA epoxyqueuosine(34) reductase QueG, whose amino-acid sequence MDTEKLKQELIAYSKEIGVDKIRFTTADVFQELKERLKQQQEKNYQSGFEKGTIEERTEPKKLMPSAQSIIAIALAYPSRLPNAPKSTKEEPRGLFCRASWGMDYHEVLRDRLNKLSAFLAERVEGFAYRSMVDTGELSDRAVAERAGIGFSAKNSFVITPEFGSYVYLGEMITNIPFQPDDAVEDSCGSCTKCIDSCPTGALVQGGQLNAQRCIAYLTQTKDFLPDEFRTKIGNRIYGCDTCQLVCPKNKGMDFHLHQEMEPDPEIVKPLLKPLLKMSNKEFKTKFGVISGSWRGKKPIQRNAILTMAHYKTTTAVPDLIELMEKDPRPVIRGTAAWAIGKIGLPEGFEAIKRAVGEEEDEQVREEMEKGLKFEKEYVNAN is encoded by the coding sequence ATGGATACGGAAAAGCTAAAACAAGAGCTGATTGCTTACAGTAAGGAAATCGGTGTTGATAAAATCAGATTCACAACGGCAGATGTCTTCCAAGAGCTAAAGGAAAGACTAAAGCAGCAGCAGGAAAAAAATTATCAATCTGGATTTGAAAAAGGGACAATCGAAGAACGAACTGAACCGAAAAAACTCATGCCATCAGCTCAATCCATTATTGCCATTGCGCTTGCGTATCCTTCCCGACTCCCTAATGCTCCTAAAAGTACAAAAGAAGAACCACGCGGACTGTTTTGCCGTGCCTCCTGGGGGATGGATTACCATGAGGTTCTGCGCGATCGCTTGAATAAGCTGTCTGCTTTTCTTGCAGAAAGAGTGGAAGGGTTTGCTTATCGTTCTATGGTCGATACAGGAGAATTATCTGACCGTGCAGTGGCAGAACGAGCGGGAATCGGCTTTAGCGCTAAAAACAGCTTTGTTATTACACCTGAGTTTGGTTCATACGTCTATCTTGGTGAAATGATTACCAATATACCTTTCCAGCCGGATGACGCAGTTGAGGATAGTTGTGGCAGCTGTACAAAGTGCATTGACTCTTGTCCAACAGGAGCGCTTGTCCAGGGCGGACAACTGAACGCCCAGCGCTGCATCGCTTATTTGACACAAACGAAGGATTTTCTTCCGGATGAATTTCGAACAAAAATCGGCAATCGTATTTACGGCTGTGATACGTGCCAGCTTGTTTGTCCAAAGAACAAAGGCATGGACTTCCACCTTCATCAAGAGATGGAACCTGATCCAGAGATTGTGAAGCCGTTATTAAAACCATTGCTGAAAATGTCCAATAAAGAATTCAAAACCAAGTTTGGTGTGATTTCTGGTTCGTGGCGCGGTAAGAAACCGATTCAACGCAATGCTATCTTGACGATGGCCCATTATAAAACAACGACAGCAGTCCCAGATTTAATCGAGCTTATGGAAAAGGACCCACGTCCTGTTATCCGCGGAACTGCTGCCTGGGCAATCGGTAAAATTGGGCTGCCGGAAGGTTTTGAAGCTATCAAACGTGCGGTGGGAGAAGAGGAAGACGAACAAGTACGAGAAGAAATGGAAAAGGGATTGAAATTCGAAAAAGAATACGTGAATGCAAATTAA
- the nfsA gene encoding oxygen-insensitive NADPH nitroreductase, whose product MSDVMQTILNHKSVRSFSADPLSEKQVQELVTAAQSASTSSFLQAYSIIGVSDPLVKKELSTYAGSQNYVVKNGHFFVFCADFYRHKEMAQNLRADISESIQGTEALLIGTIDASLAAQNLAIAAESMGLGICYIGGLRNNLAGVSASLGIPAHVLPLFGIAVGYPETVHEKKPRLPFASVYHENRYNVDKGTLNAHLEEYDRTIQSYYVNRTENMRNTSWTQQTTDKLRVPRRTYMKDFITQKGWAQH is encoded by the coding sequence ATGTCAGATGTTATGCAAACTATCCTTAACCACAAATCAGTAAGATCTTTCTCAGCTGATCCGCTTTCAGAGAAACAGGTACAGGAACTCGTCACGGCTGCCCAATCAGCATCCACGTCGAGCTTCCTTCAAGCGTATTCCATCATTGGCGTAAGTGACCCGTTGGTAAAAAAGGAGCTCAGTACGTATGCGGGAAGCCAAAATTATGTTGTGAAGAACGGTCACTTCTTTGTTTTTTGCGCCGACTTTTATCGTCATAAAGAAATGGCCCAAAACCTGCGAGCAGATATTTCTGAATCTATTCAAGGAACAGAAGCATTGCTGATTGGAACTATTGATGCTTCTCTTGCCGCACAGAATCTGGCAATTGCAGCTGAATCAATGGGACTAGGAATCTGCTATATAGGCGGTCTTCGCAATAACTTGGCAGGTGTCTCAGCCAGCCTTGGTATTCCTGCTCATGTACTGCCGCTATTCGGAATTGCCGTCGGCTATCCCGAAACAGTGCATGAAAAAAAACCACGTCTCCCTTTCGCCAGTGTTTATCACGAAAATCGTTATAATGTAGATAAAGGTACACTCAATGCACATCTTGAAGAATACGATCGTACAATCCAGTCTTATTATGTAAATCGAACGGAAAACATGCGTAACACGAGCTGGACACAACAGACTACCGATAAACTGCGAGTCCCCCGACGTACTTACATGAAAGACTTTATTACGCAAAAAGGCTGGGCGCAACATTAA
- a CDS encoding amidase domain-containing protein — translation MGKNEQLVNFWLQEVEERKEGNWLVERIAAHEHEGAKVAQVKGKGTILREEHDSEEDIITYSLCATFLVHKQHGTYHEEEVHTHTAYMRNGQIVRHEQKEEAVQPHVHGLVGYESNDENFDRQFNYDRRAAVQYAERWWNDYNPAYKKFEVDCTNYISQCLHAGGAPMRGEPDRSSGWWYNGDSWSYSFTVANALRWYLSGSKQGLQGKEVADARLLRPGDVICYDFEGDGNFNHNTIVVARDPQGEPLVNAHTANSRMRNWAYRDSPAYTENVVYKFFQIGV, via the coding sequence ATGGGGAAGAATGAACAGTTGGTGAATTTTTGGCTGCAGGAAGTCGAAGAGCGGAAAGAAGGCAATTGGCTCGTTGAACGGATAGCCGCTCATGAACACGAAGGTGCAAAAGTAGCTCAAGTTAAAGGAAAAGGCACAATTCTAAGGGAAGAGCATGACAGTGAGGAAGATATTATTACCTACAGCCTATGCGCTACTTTTCTTGTCCATAAGCAGCATGGAACGTATCATGAAGAAGAAGTACATACGCATACCGCTTATATGCGTAATGGTCAAATCGTACGCCATGAACAAAAGGAAGAGGCAGTTCAGCCGCATGTGCATGGACTTGTCGGATATGAAAGCAATGATGAAAACTTTGATCGGCAATTCAACTATGACAGACGGGCTGCTGTACAATATGCCGAGCGCTGGTGGAACGACTATAATCCGGCATACAAAAAGTTTGAGGTCGATTGCACGAATTATATTTCTCAATGCTTACATGCAGGCGGGGCGCCAATGCGAGGTGAGCCAGACCGAAGCTCAGGCTGGTGGTATAACGGAGATAGCTGGAGCTATAGTTTCACAGTAGCGAACGCGCTGCGGTGGTATTTGAGCGGGTCTAAACAAGGGCTGCAAGGAAAAGAAGTTGCGGACGCACGATTGCTTCGGCCTGGAGATGTTATTTGCTATGACTTCGAAGGGGATGGAAACTTTAATCACAATACAATTGTGGTAGCTCGGGATCCACAAGGAGAACCATTAGTTAATGCGCACACTGCTAATAGCAGAATGCGGAATTGGGCGTATCGTGATTCCCCTGCCTATACAGAAAACGTTGTCTATAAATTTTTCCAGATTGGGGTCTGA
- the trmL gene encoding tRNA (uridine(34)/cytosine(34)/5-carboxymethylaminomethyluridine(34)-2'-O)-methyltransferase TrmL has protein sequence MPRHIVLYQPEIPANTGNIARTCLATDTTLHLIRPLGFSTDDKMLRRSGLDYWHDVDIRYYDSMEELYEQFPEGAYYYIENFGTKHYSDYDFSDTNQDILFVFGRESTGIPKDLLIGKEEQCLRIHMTDKVRSLNLSNTAAIIIYEALRQQNFDGLS, from the coding sequence ATGCCAAGACATATCGTACTATACCAGCCAGAAATTCCAGCAAATACAGGGAATATCGCCCGTACCTGTCTCGCTACCGATACTACTTTACATCTTATTCGTCCACTTGGATTTTCGACAGATGACAAGATGCTAAGACGGTCAGGGCTGGATTATTGGCATGACGTGGATATCCGCTATTACGATAGTATGGAAGAACTATATGAGCAATTTCCTGAAGGAGCCTATTATTATATAGAGAATTTTGGTACGAAACATTATTCGGACTATGACTTCAGTGATACGAATCAAGACATCTTGTTTGTATTTGGTCGAGAATCGACTGGAATTCCCAAAGACTTGCTCATAGGGAAAGAAGAACAATGTCTTCGAATTCATATGACGGATAAAGTTCGATCCCTTAATCTGTCTAATACCGCAGCAATTATTATTTATGAAGCGCTTCGTCAGCAAAACTTTGATGGATTATCCTGA
- a CDS encoding helix-turn-helix domain-containing protein: protein MKCMNNVSDYTLLLRAFGDKLRYLRKKQMLTQEELAGVAGFNRSYYSDIENGKRNISFIGISKLAAALNVEMRDLLPAKEDYYKLLELDARHRQETITYIYGSTIEG, encoded by the coding sequence ATGAAATGCATGAATAATGTGAGTGATTACACGCTATTGCTTCGGGCATTTGGAGATAAGCTCCGTTATCTCAGAAAGAAACAAATGCTGACACAAGAGGAATTGGCTGGCGTGGCGGGTTTTAATCGATCGTACTACTCAGATATTGAAAATGGGAAACGAAATATATCATTTATTGGTATTAGCAAGCTGGCAGCTGCACTAAATGTAGAGATGCGGGACCTCTTGCCGGCAAAAGAAGACTATTATAAGCTGCTCGAATTAGATGCAAGACACCGACAGGAAACGATAACATATATATACGGCAGCACGATTGAAGGATAG
- a CDS encoding HD-GYP domain-containing protein translates to MILKRKRIQDILLDDVIGNDIILADQATVEKGTVISQAVLEQLKQNNVPSVVVETTEEAAADLFNKSDRLQHTIQQLLEKETDHQATYKRSMEKHFYTNLSYIAFEYRYGKLLYGEESIRFLKDLYVKSLKTMGRSSLWHLLEQRDPYAFIHSLDVFVIGTMLAYHMNVVQLDFCATGYLFHDVGKLEIPREILDKTTALTKEEYEIVQTHTVKGEMLLQQAGDPLMGRYARSHHERLNKKGYPDGAYLPELGIDIQILAVVDTFSALTLSRTYREVLPAEEAIQLLLEMSDAYPKKIVKKLAQLMHVYPNEKEMLEMDDVLFSAYTDEATLEIGWKRKP, encoded by the coding sequence TTGATATTAAAACGCAAACGCATCCAAGATATACTTCTGGATGATGTGATTGGAAATGACATCATCTTAGCAGACCAGGCCACAGTAGAAAAAGGAACCGTCATCAGCCAGGCAGTGCTTGAACAGCTGAAGCAGAACAACGTGCCCTCCGTCGTTGTGGAGACGACAGAAGAAGCGGCTGCCGATCTATTTAACAAGTCAGACCGGCTGCAGCATACGATTCAGCAGCTCCTGGAAAAGGAAACAGATCACCAAGCAACATACAAGCGCAGCATGGAGAAGCACTTTTATACGAATTTATCTTATATTGCATTTGAATATCGTTATGGCAAACTGCTGTATGGTGAAGAAAGCATTCGTTTCCTAAAAGACTTGTATGTTAAAAGCCTAAAAACGATGGGACGCAGCAGTTTATGGCATTTGTTAGAACAACGAGATCCTTACGCTTTCATCCATTCCTTGGATGTATTCGTCATTGGTACGATGCTCGCCTATCACATGAATGTTGTTCAATTGGACTTTTGTGCTACAGGTTATTTATTTCATGATGTCGGCAAGCTGGAGATCCCGCGTGAGATTCTCGATAAGACGACAGCATTAACAAAAGAGGAATATGAGATTGTCCAGACACATACAGTCAAAGGAGAAATGCTTCTGCAGCAAGCTGGCGACCCCTTAATGGGACGCTATGCACGGAGCCATCATGAACGTCTGAATAAAAAAGGATATCCTGATGGTGCTTATTTGCCAGAGCTCGGCATTGATATTCAAATATTAGCGGTTGTGGACACGTTTTCAGCATTAACACTATCCCGAACATATCGAGAAGTACTTCCAGCAGAAGAAGCTATTCAGCTTTTGCTGGAGATGTCGGATGCTTATCCGAAAAAGATTGTTAAAAAGCTGGCGCAGCTTATGCATGTCTACCCGAATGAAAAAGAGATGTTGGAGATGGATGATGTTTTGTTTAGTGCGTATACCGACGAAGCAACGCTTGAAATAGGCTGGAAACGAAAACCGTAA
- a CDS encoding PrkA family serine protein kinase — MNILDKVQQYRQEQEKLHWEGTLADYLNLLKDRPYLAQSAHSRVYNMIKHKGIDEVDGVKHYHFFKDALFGLEEPLEKLVEEYFHPAARRLDVKKRILLLMGPVSGGKSTLVSLLKRGLEEYTFTDEGAVYAIKGCPMHEDPLHLIPVHLRKDFEREYGIRIDGNLSPLNLMRLEEEYDNRIEDVIVERIFFSEDKRSGIGTFSPSDPKSQDIADLTGSIDFSTIAEYGSESDPRAYRFDGELNKANRGLMEFQEMLKCDEKFLWHLLSLTQEGNFKAGRFALISADELIVAHTNESEYRSFISNKKNEALHSRMIVMPVPYNLKVDEEEKIYEKMISESDIKDVHIAPHTLKVAAMFTILTRLKESNQGGTSLLKKMHLYNGKLLEGFSEADIQELKNEHSDEGMSGIDPRYVINRISSTIIKKEMRSINALDVLRSLKDGLSSHASISKEDRERYLNFIAVARKEYDEIAKKEVQKAFVYSYEESAKTLMDNYLDNVEAYCNKTKLHDPLTGDEMPSDEKLMRSIEEQIGISENAKKAFREEILIRISAYARKGKKFDYQSHERLREAIQKKLFADLKDVVKITTSTKTPDERQLKKMNDVVATLIDEYGYNSTSANDLLRYVGSLLNR; from the coding sequence ATGAATATATTGGATAAGGTACAGCAGTATCGCCAAGAACAAGAGAAGCTCCATTGGGAAGGAACACTTGCTGATTATTTGAACTTGTTAAAGGACCGTCCTTATCTTGCTCAATCTGCACATTCTCGTGTATATAATATGATTAAGCATAAAGGCATTGACGAGGTGGATGGTGTCAAACATTATCATTTCTTTAAAGATGCCTTGTTCGGTTTAGAAGAACCGCTAGAGAAGCTAGTCGAAGAATATTTTCATCCGGCTGCAAGAAGACTGGATGTAAAAAAACGAATTCTATTGCTTATGGGACCAGTGAGCGGGGGGAAATCGACACTTGTCAGCCTGCTTAAACGAGGGCTGGAAGAGTACACTTTCACAGATGAAGGAGCAGTCTACGCAATTAAGGGCTGCCCGATGCATGAAGATCCACTTCACTTAATTCCTGTCCATTTGCGCAAAGACTTTGAAAGAGAATATGGCATTCGTATTGATGGAAATCTATCTCCGCTGAATTTAATGAGATTAGAAGAAGAATACGATAACAGAATTGAAGATGTTATCGTTGAACGGATTTTCTTCTCGGAAGACAAACGTTCTGGAATCGGTACATTCAGTCCTTCAGACCCCAAGTCACAGGATATTGCCGACCTGACAGGATCCATCGATTTCTCGACCATTGCTGAGTATGGATCAGAATCAGATCCGCGAGCTTATCGCTTTGATGGTGAATTAAACAAAGCGAACAGAGGTCTAATGGAATTTCAAGAGATGCTGAAATGTGATGAAAAGTTTCTTTGGCATTTGTTATCTCTTACGCAGGAAGGCAACTTTAAAGCAGGCCGATTTGCGTTAATTTCCGCTGATGAGCTTATCGTAGCTCACACCAATGAGTCGGAATACCGCTCTTTTATCTCCAATAAAAAGAACGAAGCCCTGCATTCCCGTATGATCGTTATGCCTGTTCCTTATAACTTGAAAGTCGATGAGGAAGAGAAGATTTATGAGAAGATGATTTCTGAAAGTGATATTAAGGACGTTCATATCGCGCCGCATACACTGAAGGTTGCTGCCATGTTTACCATTTTGACTAGATTAAAAGAATCAAATCAAGGCGGCACCAGCTTATTAAAGAAAATGCATTTGTATAATGGCAAGCTGCTGGAAGGCTTCAGCGAAGCAGATATTCAAGAATTGAAAAATGAACATAGCGATGAAGGAATGAGCGGTATTGATCCGCGTTATGTAATAAACCGCATCTCCAGTACAATCATAAAAAAAGAAATGCGTTCCATTAATGCACTTGATGTACTCCGCTCCTTAAAAGATGGCCTTAGCAGTCATGCGTCTATTTCGAAAGAAGACAGGGAGCGTTACTTGAATTTCATTGCGGTAGCACGTAAAGAGTATGATGAAATTGCCAAGAAAGAAGTACAAAAGGCTTTTGTTTATTCTTATGAAGAATCAGCGAAGACACTAATGGATAATTATTTGGATAATGTAGAGGCTTATTGCAATAAAACGAAATTGCATGATCCATTAACCGGAGATGAAATGCCATCTGATGAAAAACTAATGCGTTCTATAGAGGAGCAAATTGGAATCTCTGAAAATGCAAAAAAAGCATTCCGGGAAGAAATCCTTATCCGCATATCGGCATATGCCCGTAAAGGAAAGAAATTTGATTATCAATCGCATGAACGGCTGCGGGAGGCTATTCAGAAGAAGTTATTTGCGGACCTAAAAGACGTGGTAAAAATTACGACATCCACTAAAACACCAGATGAGCGACAGCTGAAGAAAATGAATGACGTTGTCGCCACATTGATTGATGAGTATGGCTATAATTCCACATCAGCAAACGACCTGCTTCGTTATGTAGGAAGCTTGCTGAATAGATAA
- a CDS encoding sulfite exporter TauE/SafE family protein — protein MAIEIILIMIAAGLIVGFVGAGGSGFIISILTVLFGFPIHVALGTALTSMLFSSFSGALSHYREGNVTLRAGIIIGIFGAVGAFVSSHFSGIIPEEILNYLTAGMLVLSGVILCIRLLLVGKPTGKGNTISSFIYSNKIIYLISAALLGIVTGALSGLFGIGSAPFIQIGLLMLLGLSAQQSAGTTMMIIIPIALAGGIGYAQLGFLDLKLLLEVVAGTMIGSYIGAKFTKRVRPVYLKTAMVLLPIFAGFLLLSA, from the coding sequence ATGGCTATTGAAATTATTCTTATTATGATTGCTGCCGGACTTATCGTCGGTTTTGTCGGAGCAGGAGGCTCCGGCTTCATTATTAGTATTCTAACTGTGCTGTTTGGATTTCCAATTCATGTAGCGCTTGGAACAGCGCTTACTTCTATGCTCTTTTCATCTTTTTCGGGTGCGCTAAGTCATTACCGTGAAGGAAATGTGACGTTACGTGCTGGTATTATTATTGGCATCTTTGGCGCAGTTGGGGCCTTTGTCAGTTCTCACTTTTCCGGAATTATCCCAGAGGAAATCTTGAACTATCTTACAGCAGGTATGCTTGTATTATCCGGAGTTATTTTATGTATTCGTCTGCTATTGGTAGGCAAACCAACCGGCAAAGGAAATACGATCAGCAGTTTTATCTATTCAAATAAAATCATTTATCTTATTTCAGCAGCTTTGCTTGGCATCGTCACCGGCGCACTATCCGGCTTATTTGGAATTGGTTCCGCTCCATTCATCCAAATCGGCTTGCTGATGCTCCTAGGCCTGTCTGCACAGCAATCAGCTGGTACAACGATGATGATTATCATTCCAATAGCACTGGCTGGCGGAATAGGTTATGCGCAGCTTGGTTTTCTCGATCTAAAGTTATTATTGGAAGTCGTTGCCGGAACAATGATTGGTTCTTATATCGGAGCTAAATTCACGAAGCGCGTCCGGCCCGTCTATTTAAAAACAGCCATGGTACTACTGCCGATTTTTGCAGGCTTTCTGCTTTTATCCGCATAA
- a CDS encoding LysR family transcriptional regulator, protein MEWQQLIYFKEVAEREHYLHAARALSISQPALSRSIGKLEEQLGVPLFEKRGRGIVRSVYGDAFYVHAVKILEEMEQAEKQIQKMKDPHYGEITLGFMRSQGLQHIPHVMKNFKESYPSVQFSLNQGSTEELINQLKEGKLDLCICNMNQGEEGLAWQQLWSDQLYVYVSDAHPLAWKQQLTLEEIEKEPFLLISPGFSARVMFEQIVEKYGLKPNVAFESEDIMTILGFVAAGQGVALLPAFENLQVQHVRSIPLREPTQRNIGIAIRDGSVRSSACDQFINHLLAYSKQLQR, encoded by the coding sequence ATGGAATGGCAGCAGCTTATTTATTTCAAAGAAGTAGCAGAGCGCGAGCATTATTTACATGCGGCGAGAGCTTTATCGATTTCTCAGCCGGCCCTCAGCCGGTCGATTGGGAAGCTGGAGGAGCAGCTAGGTGTGCCGTTATTTGAGAAAAGAGGACGGGGCATTGTTCGAAGTGTGTACGGAGATGCTTTTTATGTCCATGCTGTTAAAATTCTGGAAGAGATGGAGCAAGCAGAAAAGCAAATTCAAAAAATGAAAGACCCGCATTACGGTGAAATAACACTGGGGTTTATGCGATCACAAGGACTGCAGCATATTCCGCATGTAATGAAAAATTTTAAAGAAAGTTATCCATCGGTACAGTTTTCGCTAAATCAAGGATCAACCGAGGAATTGATCAATCAGCTGAAAGAGGGGAAATTAGATTTATGTATTTGTAACATGAATCAAGGAGAAGAAGGTCTGGCTTGGCAGCAGTTATGGTCCGACCAGCTGTACGTATATGTGTCGGACGCACATCCGCTTGCTTGGAAGCAGCAGCTGACATTAGAAGAGATAGAGAAAGAACCCTTCCTGCTTATCAGTCCTGGATTCAGTGCGCGTGTGATGTTTGAACAAATCGTTGAGAAGTATGGTTTGAAACCAAATGTAGCTTTTGAAAGTGAGGATATTATGACCATTCTTGGTTTCGTCGCAGCTGGTCAGGGCGTGGCGCTGCTTCCGGCATTTGAAAATCTTCAAGTTCAGCATGTCCGCAGCATTCCCCTGCGTGAGCCTACACAAAGAAATATCGGTATTGCGATACGAGATGGTAGTGTACGTTCTTCTGCTTGTGATCAATTCATTAACCATCTTTTAGCTTATTCAAAACAATTACAGAGATAG